A DNA window from Helianthus annuus cultivar XRQ/B chromosome 15, HanXRQr2.0-SUNRISE, whole genome shotgun sequence contains the following coding sequences:
- the LOC110933811 gene encoding DNA-binding protein HEXBP-like codes for MPPKARQGTGLPATLEKLAQLIAQHVNTALEQRNSNQHSEPRTRDSKKRKPESSKKNLEEEHGKKHSLEKASVANPRESGKGNIGDGQEKCARCGRAGHVTPKCYAESTLDGVTLEGCFVCGEQGHYKRDCPKPKGQDSVGKAIEASAGKARENLTCHTPKIHMRSTTTWRCD; via the coding sequence ATGCCGCCAAAAGCTAGACAAGGTACTGGACTACCTGCCACACTAGAAAAGTTGGCACAACTCATAGCCCAACACGTTAATACTGCCTTGGAACAGCGTAATTCTAACCAGCATTCTGAACCTAGAACTAGAGATTCGAAGAAGCGCAAGCCTGAGAGCTCAAAGAAGAATCTCGAAGAGGAACATGGGAAGAAACATAGCTTGGAGAAAGCAAGTGTAGCTAACCCTAGAGAATCGGGAAAGGGTAATATCGGTGATGGACAAGAGAAGTGCGCCAGATGTGGCCGAGCCGGACATGTGACTCCCAAGTGTTATGCTGAGAGTACATTGGATGGAGTTACGCTCGAGGGATGCTTCGTGTGTGGTGAGCAAGGACACTATAAAAGAGACTGCCCGAAACCGAAAGGACAAGATTCTGTGGGTAAAGCCATTGAGGCAAGTGCTGGGAAGGCACGTGAGAATcttacttgtcacacccccaaaatccacatgcggagtaccaccactTGGAGGTGCgactga